In Ignavibacteriota bacterium, a genomic segment contains:
- a CDS encoding NAD-dependent succinate-semialdehyde dehydrogenase: MQSINPATGLLIEEFSEHTPSEVESILADAHHAFTGWKDVSFDERARHMLAAAAALRADAEVHAQTMTREMGKPITQARAEVEKCAWVCEYYAGNAEHMLAPEEAVSDGSRAYVRHDPLGPVLAVMPWNFPYWQVFRFAAPALMAGNAGVLKHASNVTRCALRIEEVFRAAGFPDGLFRSLLIGSGRVADVLRHPRITAATLTGSEPAGAAVASLAGSLLKKTVLELGGSDPFMVLDDADIEKAAVTAAAARCLNTGQSCIAAKRFIVMDAVAERFEELFVRAMAARRVGDPMRDDTDIGPLARPDLVDDLERQVRDTLAAGARLLHGGKRISGSGYFYEPTVLGGVTPGMAAHDEETFGPVAVVVRVADADEAVAVANATPFGLGASVWTRDTARAEHIAAAIETGSVCINGLVKSDPRLPFGGVKRSGYGRELSWHGIREFVNTKTVWIA, encoded by the coding sequence ATGCAGTCGATCAATCCGGCCACCGGCCTCCTCATCGAAGAATTTTCCGAGCACACTCCGTCCGAGGTCGAGTCCATCCTCGCGGATGCGCATCATGCTTTCACCGGGTGGAAGGACGTCTCCTTCGACGAACGCGCGCGTCACATGCTGGCGGCCGCGGCAGCTCTGCGGGCCGATGCGGAAGTCCATGCGCAGACCATGACACGCGAGATGGGCAAACCGATAACACAGGCCCGCGCCGAGGTGGAAAAATGCGCGTGGGTGTGCGAGTATTATGCAGGCAACGCCGAACATATGCTGGCGCCAGAGGAGGCCGTGTCCGACGGCAGCCGCGCGTATGTGCGGCACGACCCGCTCGGTCCGGTGCTTGCGGTGATGCCGTGGAATTTCCCGTACTGGCAGGTCTTCCGCTTCGCGGCGCCGGCCCTGATGGCGGGCAATGCGGGTGTGCTGAAACACGCGTCGAACGTGACACGCTGCGCGCTGCGCATCGAGGAGGTGTTCCGCGCGGCCGGATTTCCCGACGGCCTGTTCCGCTCGCTGCTCATCGGATCAGGGCGCGTCGCCGATGTGCTGCGTCATCCGCGCATCACCGCCGCGACACTGACCGGAAGCGAACCTGCCGGCGCGGCGGTCGCGTCGCTCGCCGGAAGTCTGTTGAAAAAAACGGTGCTTGAACTCGGCGGCAGCGATCCCTTCATGGTGCTCGACGACGCCGACATCGAAAAGGCCGCCGTCACGGCTGCCGCGGCGCGCTGTTTGAACACGGGCCAGAGCTGCATCGCCGCCAAGCGTTTTATCGTGATGGATGCGGTCGCGGAGCGTTTCGAGGAATTGTTTGTGCGCGCCATGGCCGCGCGCCGCGTGGGTGATCCGATGCGCGACGACACGGATATCGGCCCCCTCGCGCGTCCGGATCTTGTGGACGATCTCGAGAGGCAGGTGCGCGACACGCTCGCGGCGGGCGCGCGCCTGCTGCACGGCGGAAAAAGGATATCCGGGTCCGGATATTTTTACGAACCGACGGTACTCGGCGGCGTGACGCCCGGTATGGCCGCACACGACGAGGAGACCTTCGGTCCCGTCGCGGTTGTTGTGCGTGTGGCCGATGCCGACGAGGCGGTGGCGGTCGCAAACGCGACACCTTTTGGACTCGGCGCGAGTGTGTGGACGAGGGATACCGCCCGCGCGGAACACATCGCCGCCGCGATCGAGACGGGCAGCGTGTGTATCAATGGGCTCGTCAAATCCGATCCGCGGCTGCCGTTCGGAGGTGTCAAACGCAGCGGATACGGCCGTGAATTGTCGTGGCACGGCATCCGCGAATTTGTGAACACAAAGACGGTCTGGATCGCATGA
- a CDS encoding phospholipase: MTLRRHHFRAAALPALIGILLAWSGAAAQQPRIDLVESVPEETVLGLAYTGRTAAVWKNLIDGARATLDIEQFYIATAPGEALEPVLASVEAAAARGVRVRVIAEKKFAEKYPSTLEAWSRTANMDVRILDFSRLSGRGVQHAKFFVVDGERAFLGSQNFDWRSLSQIHETGVSISSAPLARALGSVFEMDWIFAAAHDTAAARRDAPACDCAPQRLRVAGGGSVTVRPVFSPRTFLPRGAEWDLPALVRIIDGARRSVCVQVLSYGAKDDTTLDAALRRAAARGVTVRLLVSNWSLGAARQNALKALVGKGVRVRFTSIPQHSRGFISFARVEHCKYMVVDGRTTWIGTANWSPDYFHDSRNVGLIAEGRALASRLTRVFDTSWSGPYAADLDPAKSYSPPKTDDGSGK; encoded by the coding sequence ATGACTCTGCGACGACATCACTTCCGCGCGGCAGCGCTGCCTGCCCTGATCGGCATTCTCCTCGCATGGAGCGGGGCGGCCGCGCAGCAGCCGCGCATCGACTTGGTCGAGAGTGTTCCGGAGGAGACCGTCCTGGGACTCGCCTACACGGGAAGGACGGCCGCCGTGTGGAAAAACCTCATCGACGGCGCCCGCGCGACGCTCGACATCGAACAATTCTATATCGCGACGGCGCCCGGAGAGGCGCTGGAGCCGGTACTCGCGTCGGTGGAGGCGGCCGCGGCGCGTGGAGTGCGCGTTCGCGTCATCGCCGAAAAAAAATTCGCGGAAAAATATCCGTCGACTCTCGAGGCCTGGTCACGCACCGCCAATATGGATGTGCGTATTCTGGATTTTTCGCGCCTGTCGGGCCGCGGGGTGCAGCACGCGAAGTTCTTCGTCGTGGACGGGGAGCGCGCGTTTCTGGGAAGCCAGAATTTCGACTGGCGCTCGCTGTCGCAGATCCACGAAACGGGTGTGTCGATCAGCAGCGCGCCGCTGGCCCGCGCACTCGGATCGGTGTTCGAGATGGATTGGATCTTCGCCGCGGCGCACGATACGGCGGCCGCGCGCAGGGACGCCCCCGCGTGTGATTGCGCGCCGCAGCGACTGCGCGTGGCGGGCGGCGGCAGCGTGACGGTGCGGCCGGTCTTCAGTCCGCGCACCTTCCTGCCGCGCGGCGCCGAGTGGGATCTCCCCGCCCTCGTGCGCATCATCGACGGCGCGCGGCGCTCGGTGTGTGTGCAGGTGCTTTCGTACGGCGCGAAGGACGATACGACACTCGACGCTGCTTTGCGCCGCGCCGCCGCGCGCGGCGTGACTGTACGGCTGCTCGTGTCGAACTGGTCGCTGGGCGCCGCGCGGCAGAACGCGCTCAAGGCGCTGGTCGGCAAGGGCGTGCGCGTGCGCTTCACATCCATCCCGCAGCATTCGCGAGGATTTATTTCCTTCGCGCGTGTCGAACACTGCAAATACATGGTTGTGGACGGGCGCACCACATGGATCGGCACGGCCAACTGGTCGCCCGATTATTTTCACGACTCGCGGAATGTCGGTCTTATCGCCGAAGGCCGGGCTCTGGCGTCGCGGCTCACCCGTGTATTCGACACGAGCTGGTCGGGCCCCTACGCCGCGGACCTCGATCCGGCGAAAAGCTACAGTCCGCCCAAAACCGATGACGGGAGCGGAAAATGA